One window of the Lytechinus variegatus isolate NC3 chromosome 3, Lvar_3.0, whole genome shotgun sequence genome contains the following:
- the LOC121410823 gene encoding uncharacterized protein LOC121410823, translating into MELPRGFIIASFILLVSILIVAGEPDPNVCIPAPPTGEGPPLPKLPTQYRLRIEANIKNKDYSLEMQEYYDQPGNRGASDTLSRGFQSHTSYNYNTGQSITTIGDRCFVANMSTTPFNLYGFELVDGSPHIGGVNDIFTFGGKYNETYIGQEYVRGILTNRWQNCMYIESTNQTYLLDYFFSIPSHKTAGGGGEIPVRAVMNGTGQTYVPGPGGEPIPLPTRHSFYHIYDFFEVIPGPVTEERAFEPPLGFMCENRISEQPFPELYDMDVFNVGVELAVPAPANRIYTIWEYYNYKANIVAYQYQPWGVGEPKDPLKEVHDYNLGLSFQIDIAKSSCTVGPIPVYTGEAGSDDGEHVYLRSISSFLQLGKVNWVYEGQSTRRQIPVESWIAQINDFEVGPGMTSNMTLEYFFANESWSSAAKFHHAVNHIPVALDVTYTVKGNIPVPIKSSVSQHFFALNYDAFNPYMTDVSLCYDSKDSKELAIDMEDKYIFDVYVQNSTNSFYFGVVNSLAKAANVTASRISNPVAIEGNGGMMTIYFKLLGIPPVEGDVLNITQQITLEESHEKLDKSINEGLMITFRSEGQQVDLPVARQSLRADFVPAETSGGFTVGALVGMGIGMFVFGGILAMGVAFLMSRMSKGPFSYKTQE; encoded by the exons GGTGTCTATCTTAATCGTGGCAGGAGAGCCAGATCCCAATGTCTGCATCCCAGCACCACCAACGGGAGAGGGCCCACCACTCCCTAAATTACCCACCCAGTACCGTCTCAGGATAGAAG CGAACATCAAGAATAAGGATTACTCACTTGAAATGCAGGAATATTACGACCAGCCAGGTAACAGGGGTGCATCAGATACCCTGTCAAGAGGGTTTCAATCCCATACATCCTACAACTACAATACTGGACAATCCATCACCACAATAG GTGACAGATGTTTCGTTGCAAATATGTCGACCACGCCTTTCAATCTCTATGGATTCGAACTTGTAGACGGCTCTCCTCATATCGGAGGGGTTAATGATATCTTTACTTTTGGCGGAAAG TATAATGAGACGTACATCGGCCAAGAGTATGTGAGAGGTATCCTAACAAATCGCTGGCAGAACTGTATGTACATCGAAAGCACGAACCAGACCTATCTTCTTGACTACTTCTTTTCAATCCCAAGTCACAAGACAGCAGGAGGTGGTGGAGAAATCCCAGTCAGGGCAGTCATGAATGGAACGG GTCAGACCTATGTTCCCGGTCCTGGGGGTGAACCTATTCCACTCCCCACGAGACACAGTTTCTATCACATTTATGATTTCTTCGAAGTCATACCAGGCCCTGTCACCGAGGAGAGAGCATTCGAG CCTCCTTTGGGATTTATGTGTGAGAACCGAATAAGTGAGCAACCATTCCCTGAACTATATGATATGGATGTTTTCAATGTTGGAGTGGAGCTAGCAGTACCGGCGCCAGCAAACCGTATCTATACTATTTGG GAATATTATAACTACAAAGCAAATATAGTAGCCTATCAGTACCAACCTTGGGGTGTTGGCGAGCCCAAAGATCCCTTGAAAGAAGTTCACGACTATAACCTtg GACTTAGTTTTCAGATTGATATTGCCAAGAGTTCTTGTACAGTTGGTCCCATCCCTGTTTATACTGGTGAAGCTGGGAGTGATGATGGAGAACATGTCTACCTCAGATCAATTTCAAGCTTCCTTCAACTTGGCAAAGTCAATTGGGTTTATGAGGGTCAG TCTACTAGAAGGCAAATTCCTGTAGAATCTTGGATCGCCCAAATCAATGATTTCGAAGTCGGACCAGGCATGACCTCGAATATGACCTTGGaatatttctttgcaaat GAAAGTTGGAGTTCAGCAGCTAAATTTCATCATGCTGTTAACCATATCCCCGTAGCACTCGACGTTACTTACACTGTTAAG GGGAATATTCCTGTGCCGATCAAATCAAGCGTATCGCAGCACTTCTTCGCTCTGAATTACGACGCGTTCAACCCTTATATGACTGATGTCAGTCTCTGCTATGACTCTAAAGATAGCAAGGAGCTCGCTATAGACATGGAGGATAAAT ATATATTTGATGTTTATGTTCAAAACAGCACAAATTCTTTCTATTTTGGAGTGGTTAACAGCCTGGCTAAAGCAGCTAATGTAACTGCTTCTAGAATATCAAATCCAGTG GCCATTGAAGGCAATGGGGGAATGATGACGATTTACTTCAAACTTCTTGGAATACCTCCTGTAGAGGGAGACGTCTTGAACATAACGCAGCAAATCACGCTCGAAGAGTCTCATGAAAAACTTGACAAATCCATAAATGAGGGCTTGATGATCACATTCAGGAGTGAAGGACAG CAAGTTGATCTTCCCGTTGCAAGACAAAGTCTTCGAGCCGATTTTGTTCCAGCTGAAACATCGGGAGGATTCACTGTCG gTGCTCTAGTCGGCATGGGAATAGGCATGTTCGTATTTGGTGGAATACTCGCCATGGGCGTGGCCTTCTTAATGTCCAGAATGTCAAAGGGTCCTTTCTCGTACAAGACTCAAGAATAG